The DNA sequence CGCTCGCTCTACTTTGTCGATCCCCTGGTGCTGATGGCCGACCCCTACGAACTCGACGTCGTCACCCAGGTCGAGCTCGCGCGCCTGACCACCCCTCTCGAAGAGGAGTCCTCGCCGCGTTCGCGTTTCTTCGCGCTGGACATCGATAAAATCAACGCGCGCTTTGAAGACGATCCCCTCGAACGCATCACCGCCTTCCTCGATCCCCGCTGCCCCGGCGGCCTTCCCTCCGGACAGGCCCTGCGCCTGCAGGCCGAACTCGACCGCCCGGCGCGCGCCCACCTGGCCGACGGTCTCACCATCTTAAGTTTCGAAGACGCTCCCAGCGCCCGGCGCTTTGCCGCGCTCGAAGAGGCCCCGGACCTCATCGAACGCCGCCTGGGCGACCTGCACTTCGTCATCCGCGCGGGCGCAGAAGACCTCCTCGACGAAATCCTGGACGAAACCGGCCTGGTCCTCGCAAACACCCCCTTTCCCCGCGACGAATAAGGCCCCTGCTCCCCCGTCTCACAGCCCGACTCCCTTGCCAGAAAAGGGGCTGCGCGATACATTGGCGCCAGACTCTCTGGTCGCCACACTATTGCGCAGCAACGCGTTCTCCGCAGGCTTCGGCCCTCCCCCCGGGCGGCGCCCTCTCACAGATGCCACCGAGCTGTGCGCCCATCGAGCCGGCGATCTCACACCGACGCCTCTTCGAGGCCGAATCCCCGACAAGCGATGGAACGCTACTACGTCAAACGCCCCTCCGGTAAGGTCTTCGGCCCCTTCGACCAGAACGCCATCCGGCTGATGCTCCGAGGCAACAAACTCGGCGCCGACGCCCAGGTCTCCACCGATAAAGAGACCTGGACCCCGATCTCAAACGTGGCGGCATTTGCCGAAGATGCCGGTGGAAACACCACCCGGGCAGGCTTTGCGGGCCAGGATCTGCCCGTCTCCGCCAGCGCCCCGGCGCTTCCCGCGCCCCGATCGGCCCCCGATCTCCCCCGGCCGAAGCTCGGCGACCTGCCCAAACCCAAACTCGCCGACCTCCCCCGGGCCAAAGCCGATGTGCCCGCGCTTCCCCGGCCAAAGCTCAGCGACCTGCCCCGCCCCGCGGGCAGCAATCTGCCACGCTCTGCCGCCAGCGATTTGCCCACCGCCGCGGGCAACGACCTGCCCACCGCTGTCCTTAAAAACCTGCCCACCGCCGCGGGCGTCAATCTGCCGGCGAGCCCTGAAGACGACGACCTCTTTGCAGCCCCGATTCAGGATGACGACGACCTCTTTGCAGCCCCCCTCAGCGCCGCGCAAGACGACCTCTTTGCGGCACCTGCAACCGTTGAGGCCGAGGACGACCTCTTTGCCTCTCCGGCCGGCATGGCCGACCCCGCCGACAATCTCTTCGCTGCTCCCCTGGGCGCGGAGCCCAGTGACGATCTCTTCGCAGCTCCCCTGGGCGCGGAGCCCAGTGACGACCTCTTCGCTGCACCGGTCGGCGCGGAGCCCAGTGACGACCTCTTCGCCGCTCCCGTAGGCCAAGATGCGGCTGACGACCTCTTCGCCGCTCCCGTAGGCCAAGATGCCGCCGAGGACCTCTTCGCCGCCCCGGCCGGCATGGCCGAAGACAGCGATGATCTCTTCGCTGCTCCCGCGGGCGATGATCCCTTTGCCGCTCCCGTCGGTTTCGACGACGATCCCTTCGCCGCCCCCGCCCCCGCCCCCGCGGGCGATGATCCCTTTGCCGCTCCCGCCCCGGATCCCTTCGCTGACGGCGCCGGCGACGACCTCTTCGCCGCCCCGGTCATGGACGACGAAGACCTCTTCGCCGACGCTCCGGCCGACGAAGACGATTTTCTGGGCGGCGACCAGGGCTTCTCCTTCCTGGATGAAGAACCCGAAGAGGACGAGTGGGGTCAACAACTTCAGGGCAATGATGCCTTTGGCAGCGACGACCTCGGGGTCAACGAAGCCGACTGGGGCGATGACTTGATGGGCGGCCCGGCTCCGCCTTCGGTGCAACCGCCCCCTGCCCAGCCCCGGGCTCCCGCCTCGCCTCGCTCCGCGGCTCCCGCCCCCCAGGGGCACGACCCGTTCCGACCGGCATCTTCCGGCATCCGAGAGCAGGCGCCCGCCGCCACCAAAGGCGTGGCTGAGACCGTCGACGCCGACAAAAAACGCGGCTCCATGGCGGCCATCGGCATCCCGGTGCTCGCCGTCCTGGTGCTGGGGGCCGCCGGGTTTGGCATCTACACATCGTTCTTCGCGACCGAAGAAGTCGTCCAGCAGCAACGCGCTCCGGTGGCCCCCACCCCGACGACGCTGCTCCCCGATCAGGTGGCCATCGATAACTACGCCACCTACTTGCAGCTCTTTGACCAGGCCAAAAAAGGCAGCCTCGATACCGAGAGCAAAGCCCTTTTGCTGATGGGCCAGTCCTTCTTTTTGACGCGCTACGACGACGCGCTGGCGGCCAGCGCCGAAACCCTGGCCGGCGAACTGGCAGCCCAGGGCGAGGTGCCCCTGGTCAGCGCCGCACTCGCCGCCAATGAAGCCCGTCTGGCGCAGGCCGATGCGGCCGCCGCCCTGGCAGCCGCGGCCATCGCCGACGCCGAGACCGCCTACTGGGGCCACCTCGGCGCCGGAGTGGCCCACGCACTGGCCGCGCTCGATGGCCAACACGAGCCCCCGGCCGACGCCCTCGATGATGAGAGTACGGCAGAGGCTCCGGCCACCGCCGGCGAAGACGCGCCCGATGGTGAGGCCCCCGCCGCCGATGAGCCCGGGGAGGCCGAAGCCGCCGAGGCCCCCGAATCCCCCGCGGTGTACGCATCGCTGGCCGAACACGCCTTCCGCCACCTCAAAGCCGCCAGCGACGCCAACCCGGACACGGCCACCCCGCACTACTGGCGAGGACGTCTCCTTGCCAAACAAGGCGATTCAGACGCCGCGATCGAGGCCCTGGAGTTCGGAAGCAACGCCGATCCCGGCCACGTGGCCACCCGTCTGCTGGCCGGTCACCTCTACTACGAGGATGGCGACCTCAACGACGCCACCGAGCACCTTGAGAAGATCATCAATGAGCTGAGCAGCGCCGCCTCCACCGCCGAGCGCGGCGAGGCGCATCACCTCATGGGCATGGTCTACATGGCCCGCCAGCAGAGCGAAGAGTCCATCAAGATGTTCACCGAGGCTCTCAACCTCGACAGCTCTCGCGTCGACAGCCTGCGGGCGCTGGCCGAGCAGTACGAGCAGGCCGAGCGCTATCAGGAAGCCCTCAACTTCTTCACCACCAACAAGAATCTCGGCCAGCAGGACCCCGACGTCATGCTCGGCATCGTCCGCTCCCATATGGGACTTGAGCAGTGGAACGAGGCCATCCTCAAACTCGAAGATGGCGAGAAAGAGTTTCCCGAAGATGCCCGATTCCCCTTCTATCTGGGCCGACTCAATATGCAGCGCGGCACCTTCTACGAAGCTCGCCGGGCTTTTGAGCGCGCCGTCGAAATCGATCCCAGCCTGCTGACCGCGCAGGCCGCCCTGGCCCAGCTCGCCTGGCGTATCGACAGCGATGTGGCCCGCGGCGAAGAGCATGTGCGCGCGATCATCGAGCGCCCCGAAGGCATCGACGCGGCCATCGCCTCGCAGGTCGCCGACTACTACCGCCTCTCCGAACGTCGTGCGCTCGCGCGTCAGTGGAACGAAGAAGCTCTGAAGCTCGACCCCAACTTCTGGAACGCTCGCCTCAATCTCTCGCGCCTGCTGCTCGAAGATGGCGAAAGCGACAAGGCCCTGACCCTCCTGGAGCGCGCCCGCTCTGAGGGCATCCAGGATATTCGGCTCTCCGCCTACCTGGCCGATGCCTACCGGCAGGCCGGTCAGTTCGACCGCGCCGTCGACGAGATCAACAAGGTCATCGAGCAAGAGCCCTCCAACGAGGAGTACATCTTTATCCGCGGACGCATCTACTTCGACCGCGGCAACTACGAGACCGCCCGCGAAGACTTCAACAAAGCCTACGAGCTCAATCCGCGCTACCACGACGCCTACTTCTTTGTGGGACGCACCGCCCTGGCCGAAGAAGACTTCAACACCGCCAAGCGCATCTTCGGACACGTGCTCGACTATCAGCCCAACCATGGCGAGTATCACTACTACATGGGCCGCACCTTTGAGACCGAGGGCAGCGATGCTCAGGCCCTGGCCCAGTACCAGCGCGCCACGACGGTCGATCCGGCCTACGGCGTCAAAAATCCCGAAATTTATGTGCGCCGCGGCCTGATGCTCGCTCGTACTGGCTCGACGCGGGCGGGCAAGAGTGACATCCTGCGCGCTCTGGAGCTGCGCCCGGACATGCTCCAGGCTCAGCTGGCCATGGGAGAAGCCAACTTCCGTGAACAAAACTACCCGGGCGCCATTGAGCACTATACCCGGGCGTTGCAAAACTCCCCGGAGAACCCCGACGCCCAGTACCAACTCGGCATGGCGCTGATCTACGAAGGGCAACGCGAACGCGGGGCTCGCCATCTCCAGCTGGCCATCCGTCACGGCTACGATAACCCCGAAATCTACCGCCGTCTGGGCTACCTCTACCGCGAGCTCAATCAGCGCGCCTCGGCGCTCGAGTCTTTCAAAACTTACCTGCGCGAAACCGCCGACAGCTCCGTGCCCGACGCCACGCGCCGCGAGATGTTGCAACAAATTAAAGAGCTGGGAGGCTGACGCGTTCCCACTCGCCAAGCCCCCCTATCCGTGCCCCACGCCGCGCTCCTGCGGGTCTCTCTGACGCAGTCGAACATCTCCTATGGAGAACCTCCTCATTATCAGCGCCGACGCCTCTCTCTTCGAGAGGCTTGAAGGCGCGCTCGCCACACACGCCAGCGTGGCCCGGGCCAGCTCCTGGGACGCCGCACGCCAGCAGTTGATGAAGTACCCGGCCCGGGTTGTTGTGGTGGGCCCCGATCTTGCGCAACCCTCCCAGAGCGCCCAGTTTGTGGCCCTGGACAGCGTGCTCAGCAAAGACGGCACTCCGGCTTTTTTGCTGGCCGAGCGCCTCACACCGGCCCTGGTGCAGGTCGGAGAGGCCTTCGCCAGCATCGCCGACGTCCTGGCGCTGCCGCGCAACCCCGATGACTGGCGAGCCCTGCTGGAGATGCTTCTTAAAGCCCTTCAAGCGCAGCCGCCTTCCCAGGCAAACCAGGACTCCCCCTTCGGAGCGTCGTCCCCTCAGCTCTCGGTGCGCCTGCCGAAGTTGGCCCGGGGCACACTCAGCTCGCTCTCGTTTTCGCGCCTGCTCTACAGCATCTCCATGCACCGGGAGTCTGGCGTTCTCACCCTGCAATCCGGCCATATCAACCGGGTCTTCGGCTTCAAAGGCGGCCACTTCCTGGAGCCGATGCCGGGCGCCGCGCTGGCAGATAGCGCCGCACTCACCGGCGTCTTCGCCTGGCCCGATGGCGAGTTCACCTTTCATCAGAACACCAACCTGCAGGGCACGCGCACCTCGCTGGTCCCGCTGATGGTTCAGGGCGTCAACACGCACCTGCCCCAGCGCGAGATCATGAACCGTCTGATGCCCATGATGGCATCCTACCCGGTGCTGACCCAGTTCTGGGAGAAGCGTCGCGCCTCCCTGCGCTGGGGGGTGCTGGCGAAGTTGATGGGAGGATGCGACGGGCAACGCTCCCTCGAAAGGCTCCTCAGCCTGATGGGCAGCGATGTCACCGAGGGCTTTCGTGCGGCGCTCTTTGCCAAAGAGATCGATCTGTGGGTCTTTCGCCGCGAGCCCTGCGCGCGGGCGGTGACCATCCACTACGACCACCTCGCCACCGGCTCCACCCCGGCCACCACCTCACCAGCGTCGAATCGCCCGGCACGCACCTCCTCGTCGGCGAACTCCAGGCAGGTGCAGCCGGCGGCATTTCAGGCCCCAGCGGGCCTGCGACCGGCCACCGGGCGTACCCAGAGTCTGGATGTCCAGCTGCGCGAGAAGCTCCAGAGCCTGGAGCAGATGAGCTCTCATGAGATCTTCGGCGTCTGGAAGGGCTGCGGACGCGAAGTGGTCAAAGAACGCTTCTACATTCTGGTCAAAGAGCACCACCCCGATGTCTACGGTGGCAACGTCTCTGCTGAGATCAAAGACACCGCTCAGCGCATCTTCATCGGCGTGCGCAACGCCTACACCGAGTTGATGAAGGTCGAGCACGAACAGACCCTTCCCCCGCCCGGCGCCACCGCGTCCTCCCCGACGCCGCCCGCGCCGGGTCAGCCTGCCTTTACCCCGCGCAAGCGCCTGAGCACGCTTCACCCGGGCCAATTCCACAGCGGTGAACCCCAGGGCCTCGACGAAGAGTCCCAGGTGCGTTTTACCCCGCGCACGCAGACCCCGGGGCGAGTTCGACGCGACTCCACGCCGATCCGCATGAAGCGTACCCCGACCAATCATCACCCCGATCTCCAGAATCACGGCGCCCCCCCGGCCTCCGGGCACACCACGCCCTCCGGCCAGCCCCAGGGCTCACCGAGCAACGCCCAGGAGACGCGCCGCGACCGCACCGCCTCGCTCTCCGGGGCGCGACTTAAACGCACCACCTCGCTCTCGGGAGCCGGCCTGGGCCGGGAATCCTCCGATGTCGAGTGGCGTAAAGAGCAACTGGAGCGCCTGGGTAAAAGCCCCACGCGCACACGCCGGCCCACCCCGGCTCCGCTGAACAACGCCGGCATTCCCGGCCCGGCCGACCCGGCCCGAGACGCCTTCAATGCCGGCTACCCCCTCTTCAAACAGCTGGCCTTCCGCGACGCCCTTCCCCACCTGCAGCGCGCCCTCAAACTGGAGCCGCAGAACGGGCTCTACATGACCTTTGAGGCCTACACCCGCTTCCAGCTCGACGCCCACCAGGCCGACGCCGCCCTGGCCCAGCTCGATAAAGCCATCTCCTCCGGGCACCGCCAGGCCATGCCCGATGCCCACCTCTTCAGCGGCATCATCCTCAAAGCCCAGGGCAAAGAACGCCAGGCCTACGAGTGCTTCCAGAACGCCTACCGACTCAACCCGGCCAGCCTGGAAGCCGAGCGGGAGATCCGCCTCTACGAACGGCGCCACAGCGCCGACGAGGGCCAGCGGGGCTTCTTTAAAAACCTGTTTAAAAAATAGCGCCGCCCGCATACGATGCTATCGTTCCACGCGCGTTGATGTTGGGGTGCCTGCCGGCCCGAAAGGCCGGTTAGACACCTCCTCCGGGGAGCTCACCGCACCCTCATCTTTTTGGGCTCGCTGAACCGTTTAGCCGGGATTGTCGTTCATGGGAAAAATCATTGGCATCGACCTGGGCACCACCAACTCCTGTGTCGCGGTCATCGACGGCGGGGAGCCGCTGGTCTTGCCCAACAGCGAAGGCTCGCGCACCACGCCTTCGATGATCGGCTTTACCGAAGACAACGAACAGTTTGTCGGTCAGCAGGCCAAGCGCCAGGCGATTATCAATCCCGAGCGCACCGTCTACGATATCAAGCGCCTCATCGGTAACAAGCGCAACTCACAGGTCGTCCGCAGCTACGAGAAGACCCTCCCCTACACCATCGTCGAAAACACCAACGGCGATGCCTGGGTCGAGGTCAACTCCCAGAGCTACAGCCCGCAGGAGATCTCCTCGATGCTCCTGCGCAAAATGAAGCAGACCGCCGAAGACTACTTCGGAGAAGAGATCACCGAGGCGGTGATCACGGTCCCGGCCTACTTCAACGATGCCCAGCGCAGCGCTACCAAAGACGCCGGAAAGATCGCCGGACTCACCGTCCGCCGCATCATCAACGAACCCACCGCCGCCGCCCTGGCCTATGGCTTCGCCAAGAGCAACGACGCCAACCTGGTGGTCTTTGACCTGGGCGGGGGCACCTTCGATGTTTCGGTGGTCCAGCTGCGCGGTGGGGTCTTCGAAGTGGTCTCCACCAGCGGTGACAACCACCTGGGGGGCGAAGACTTCGACAAGGCCGTGCTCGAGTTCTTGATGCAGCGTTTCTACGACGAGACCGGCATCAATGTCAGCGAAGACAACATGGCCTTGCAGCGGCTTAAAGAAGCCGCCGAAAACGCCAAGTGCGAGCTCTCCACGCTGAGCGAAACCAACATCAACCTGCCCTTCCTAGCCGTCGATGAATCCGGCCCCCGGCACCTCTCGCTGAGCCTGTCGCGCTCGCAACTCAATGACCTCTGCTACGACCTGGTCG is a window from the Lujinxingia litoralis genome containing:
- a CDS encoding tetratricopeptide repeat protein, translating into MERYYVKRPSGKVFGPFDQNAIRLMLRGNKLGADAQVSTDKETWTPISNVAAFAEDAGGNTTRAGFAGQDLPVSASAPALPAPRSAPDLPRPKLGDLPKPKLADLPRAKADVPALPRPKLSDLPRPAGSNLPRSAASDLPTAAGNDLPTAVLKNLPTAAGVNLPASPEDDDLFAAPIQDDDDLFAAPLSAAQDDLFAAPATVEAEDDLFASPAGMADPADNLFAAPLGAEPSDDLFAAPLGAEPSDDLFAAPVGAEPSDDLFAAPVGQDAADDLFAAPVGQDAAEDLFAAPAGMAEDSDDLFAAPAGDDPFAAPVGFDDDPFAAPAPAPAGDDPFAAPAPDPFADGAGDDLFAAPVMDDEDLFADAPADEDDFLGGDQGFSFLDEEPEEDEWGQQLQGNDAFGSDDLGVNEADWGDDLMGGPAPPSVQPPPAQPRAPASPRSAAPAPQGHDPFRPASSGIREQAPAATKGVAETVDADKKRGSMAAIGIPVLAVLVLGAAGFGIYTSFFATEEVVQQQRAPVAPTPTTLLPDQVAIDNYATYLQLFDQAKKGSLDTESKALLLMGQSFFLTRYDDALAASAETLAGELAAQGEVPLVSAALAANEARLAQADAAAALAAAAIADAETAYWGHLGAGVAHALAALDGQHEPPADALDDESTAEAPATAGEDAPDGEAPAADEPGEAEAAEAPESPAVYASLAEHAFRHLKAASDANPDTATPHYWRGRLLAKQGDSDAAIEALEFGSNADPGHVATRLLAGHLYYEDGDLNDATEHLEKIINELSSAASTAERGEAHHLMGMVYMARQQSEESIKMFTEALNLDSSRVDSLRALAEQYEQAERYQEALNFFTTNKNLGQQDPDVMLGIVRSHMGLEQWNEAILKLEDGEKEFPEDARFPFYLGRLNMQRGTFYEARRAFERAVEIDPSLLTAQAALAQLAWRIDSDVARGEEHVRAIIERPEGIDAAIASQVADYYRLSERRALARQWNEEALKLDPNFWNARLNLSRLLLEDGESDKALTLLERARSEGIQDIRLSAYLADAYRQAGQFDRAVDEINKVIEQEPSNEEYIFIRGRIYFDRGNYETAREDFNKAYELNPRYHDAYFFVGRTALAEEDFNTAKRIFGHVLDYQPNHGEYHYYMGRTFETEGSDAQALAQYQRATTVDPAYGVKNPEIYVRRGLMLARTGSTRAGKSDILRALELRPDMLQAQLAMGEANFREQNYPGAIEHYTRALQNSPENPDAQYQLGMALIYEGQRERGARHLQLAIRHGYDNPEIYRRLGYLYRELNQRASALESFKTYLRETADSSVPDATRREMLQQIKELGG
- a CDS encoding DUF4388 domain-containing protein; translated protein: MENLLIISADASLFERLEGALATHASVARASSWDAARQQLMKYPARVVVVGPDLAQPSQSAQFVALDSVLSKDGTPAFLLAERLTPALVQVGEAFASIADVLALPRNPDDWRALLEMLLKALQAQPPSQANQDSPFGASSPQLSVRLPKLARGTLSSLSFSRLLYSISMHRESGVLTLQSGHINRVFGFKGGHFLEPMPGAALADSAALTGVFAWPDGEFTFHQNTNLQGTRTSLVPLMVQGVNTHLPQREIMNRLMPMMASYPVLTQFWEKRRASLRWGVLAKLMGGCDGQRSLERLLSLMGSDVTEGFRAALFAKEIDLWVFRREPCARAVTIHYDHLATGSTPATTSPASNRPARTSSSANSRQVQPAAFQAPAGLRPATGRTQSLDVQLREKLQSLEQMSSHEIFGVWKGCGREVVKERFYILVKEHHPDVYGGNVSAEIKDTAQRIFIGVRNAYTELMKVEHEQTLPPPGATASSPTPPAPGQPAFTPRKRLSTLHPGQFHSGEPQGLDEESQVRFTPRTQTPGRVRRDSTPIRMKRTPTNHHPDLQNHGAPPASGHTTPSGQPQGSPSNAQETRRDRTASLSGARLKRTTSLSGAGLGRESSDVEWRKEQLERLGKSPTRTRRPTPAPLNNAGIPGPADPARDAFNAGYPLFKQLAFRDALPHLQRALKLEPQNGLYMTFEAYTRFQLDAHQADAALAQLDKAISSGHRQAMPDAHLFSGIILKAQGKERQAYECFQNAYRLNPASLEAEREIRLYERRHSADEGQRGFFKNLFKK